GCGTTCAAGCATCGGGCGGTGGTGGACCCGAAATACGCGGATAAGAGTTGGGCTATTCTGGAGCACGCGATTCACGAGATTTACAATCACAATGCTAGTGGTCTCAGCTTCGAGGAGTTGTACAGGTTTCCTTCCCGTTAATCGTGTGGTTGAATTGTTTCTGACATTTCGTTTGCTTCTGGTttgatgttttatgattaatCTTTGAAGTCTTTAGAGTGATTAAATCGAGTTTTAATGAATTTCCTTTTTGTTTTATTAGTGATCGTGTTCTTGTTTTGAGTTTAAAGTTAAGAATTAATCGAGTAACAGCAAAAAGCTTTGTTTCTATTGTTAATGTAAGTTTTCTAGGGCTAGATTTGTATCTCTTGGTCGAGAAACCAACATGCCTAGAAATTCGATGAAAGATATAGTGGAGCTGTGGACTGTGGAGGCAAGAATTTGACCTTTTGTTTTCAGCCACCCCATCTGTTGGCAACATATTTCCTAAGATACAATCTATATCGCTTTAAGATTGAATCACTACAAATTTTAAAGTCATAAGAACGTCAAAATGGTCAGAGACTCAGAAAGTTATATAACTTTGTGCAGTAAATCCCAAGTCTCAAACTCTAAGAGTTGGGAATCTTAAAGATTCAAATTCAAGATATTTTACGCCTTGCAAAATTGGATTGAAGTCCCTAGCTTTTTACTCTAGTCATGGTTGAGCTCAAGAAAGAGGGACCAAGGAAGACTTGGTTCACATCGATAaaccaaataaaatttattaaaatatagatGAACTATCATATGAAATAGAGTGTAAATGCATAATGATATAAGAGGATACATGTAGACAACCGTAGACAACCCAACTCAATGCGATAAAGACTTACTGTTATATTTAAACATTATTgttggaaaaaaattaaaagccaGAAGAAACTCTTGAATGTAACTCGAATCTCCAATTTAAGCTTAGGATTCGtagaaaatttaaattcaaaattttacatCTTGCAAATTCAATGTAAAAACTTAAGAATTGGAAATAAGAATGAAATTCGAGAATAGGGAGAGGAAAGAATGCAAACTAAGTGGTAACTAATTTTAGAAACCTGGGGGTgtatttacatttttttaaaaattttgtactgaaaagaCATGTCTTTTCACAAAGGGGTGCATCTATAAAATACTGGCACTCAGTGTATTTAcattttttcgaaatttttgtaCTGAAAAGACATCTTTTCACAAAGGGTGCATCTGTAAAATACCGGCGCAATGCTTTAATTTTCAGGGCTGTAGGCCAGGCACTGCGAGGCCAAAAAATGGAACCATGACAATACCATGTTTTTCGCCATGGCTTCACTCACTCCACAGTtcaaattcaataatttcaaaCCAAGAATTTTGAACTTGAAATTTCATTTTCCTGTTATtggtttaaagaaaataaatatgcCATGAACATCTAATACAATATGGATTCCGTTCCTCCAATTTATTTTGGGAGTCAACGCATGGAATCCGTTCAAATAAGTTTCTTAAATCAATGGCTGGTAAAAAACACATTTTTCCCAACAGCTATAGAGGCATCGGCTGAAGGTTTGCTGACCATGATATGTAGTTTATGACATTGGAATTGCAAAATTGTGCGAATCAGTGTGAGGATAGATTTGGTGGCAAATTAAAAGTAGCTATTGAATTTCGATTGGGCCCTTCATGATGTGCTTGGTGAATCCCAGGACGATGACTTTTCTCGAGGAAAAGTTAATTTAGTTTGAGATATGGACAGTATTGAACGCTTTTAGTCTTGATCACAGCATTTGATCCAAAATACTTATAAACCTAGTTTAACTTAATTACCAGATAACTGAATGACAAAGCAGGAGGATACCTATAGATGCTACAGCGTACATGTGCTAGATTCTTTTTAAGATGTGAGACGCcgacaaatatatattttatttgctatatagattgatattatattttaatttcttgaagCTTTTAGTGATTTCTTTTACGGTGTTTAAGAAAACAACTTGTCAAAAACATTTGACTGAACAGAAAGCAATGGTTTCAAAAACTGCCACTAATTGAATATGTACATTTTGACTTCAATAGTGCCTTCCGTTGCAATTTGTTGTTGCCATTTTCTTCTTTCCATCAAAAGCACATTGCAGCACCTATGAATTCCTATGGGCAGTTTTTGACTGCAACCATTTCCTCTTCAGATTTTATTTGGGTCTGTGATTTTTGGTTTGGAAGTGGAGAAACGTGTAAGATGTCCCTTCCATTTCATCGTTACAGTAACAGAAAAGGAGAAAAAAGTACCTCTCGCTTTTCAACCTCATTGAAATTTCCATGGAAAAACTTTGTTGTCATCCATCAAAAGCATATGGACTGTACCTACCGTAATGCAAAACAAAATTCTAGGTTCTCAAACTTTCCTCGATATGtgtttttttatgaaattattgttatttttttattatgctTGTTTGTTGTTATCAGGAATGCATATAATATGGTCTTGCACAAACATGGAGAGAAGCTCTATTCCGGCCTTAGCTCTACTATGACTgaacatttaataaaattagCCGAGTCTATAGAGGCTGCTCAAGGTGATACATTTCTCGAGGAGCTCAATCGGAAATGGGCCGAGCATAACAAGGCATTGCAAATGGTCAGGGACATATTAATGTATATGGACAGAAGTTACATACCAAGTATGCGTAAGACTCCTGTGCACGAGCTTGGGTTGAATTTATGGAAAGAAAACGTTCTCCACTCTAGCAAGATCCAAACACGGCTTCAAGACACTCTTCTTGAACTTGTGTGGCATGAGAGGAATGGTGATGTTATTAATAGAGGTCTAATGAGGAATATAACCAAAATGCTAATTGATTTGGGCCCTTCGGTATACCAAGAAAACTTTGAAAAGCCGTTCCTTCACGTGTCAGCCAATTTTTATGGTGTGGAATCTCAACAGCTTATTGAGAACTGTGATTGTGGGGATTATCTGAAGAAAGCTGAAAAACGACTTAATGAAGAGATAGACAGAGTATCACATTACTTAGATGCAAGAAGTGAATCCAAAATAACCAATGTAGTAGAAAAAGAGATGATTGAAAGCCATATGCATAGATTAGTTCACATGGAGAACTCTGGTTTGGTCTGTCTGATACTTGATGAAAAGCTCGAGGATTTGGGGAGAATGTACAGTTTGTTACAAAGAGTGCAAAATGGACTCACATTAATCAAAGATGTCATGACTTCACATATTCGAGAAACTGGAAAGGATCTCATTTCTGATCCAGAAAGGTTGAAGGATCCTTTTAATTTTGTTCAAGAGCTTTTGAATAGAAAGGACAGATTTGACAAGATCATTAGCTTAGCTTTCAATAATGACAAAATCTTCCAGAATGCTCTGAATTCTTCCTTCGAGTATTTCATAAATCTTAATCCACGCTCCCCTGAATTCATTTCTTTGTTTGTGGACGACAAGCTTCGAAATGGattaaaaaaggaaaaagaagaTGATATAGAGACTGTGTTGGATAAAGTGATGATTCTTTTTCGCTACCTCCAAGAGAAGGATATTTTCGAGAAGTACTACAAGCAGCATCTGGCTAAGAGGCTTCTTTCAGGGAAAACTGCTTCTGATGATGCAGAGAGAAGCTTGATTGTAAAGCTCAAAACCGAATGTGGCTATCAGTTCACCTCAAAGCTCGAAGGAATGTTTACTGATATGAAGACTTCTCAAGATACAATGCAGGGGTTTCATGCTGCCATGGGTGCTGAGATAACTGATGGACCAACACTTTCAGTCCAGGTCCTCACTACTGGATTGTGGCCAACTCAATCCATCTCGACTTGCAATCTTCCTTCAGAAATCCTAGGAGTTTGCGATAAATTCAGGACATACTATCTTGGAACTCATTCGGGGCGCAGGTTAACGTGGCAAACAAACATGGGCAGTGCTGTTTTGGGTGCAACATTTGGAAATGTCCAAAAGGAGCTTAGTGTGTCCACTTATCAAATGTGCATCCTTATGCTATTCAATAACGCCGATTGCCTAAGTTACAAAGAAATAGAGCAAGCTACTGAGATTCCGCCCTCGGATTTGAAGAGGTGCTTGCAGTCATTAGCTTGTGTCAAGGGGAAAATTATCATCAGAAAAGAACCAATGAGCAAAGATATTGGTGAGGATGATGCCTTTTTCTTTAATGATAGATTCACATCCAAACTGTACAGGGTGAAGATAGGTACTGTTGTTGCACAAAAGGAGTCTGAATCTGAGAAGCTGGAGATGCGACAAAGAGTGGAAGAGGACAGAAAACCTCAGATCGAGGCAGCCATTGTGAGGATCATGAAGTCCAGGCGGGTGCTGAATTACAATAACATAGTATCCGAGGTAACTGAACAACTACAACCACGATTCCTCCCCAACCCAGTTGTTATAAAGAAACGAATTGAATCGCTGATTGAGCGTGAGTTTTTGGAGAGGGACAAAACAGATAGGAAGATGTATCGTTACCTAGCTTGAAGAAGTAAAACCTTCTCCCGCATGTAGTAATTTCGTCTGGATTCTTTCAGCTTCAAATTTCCGAAAGATTTTGGAAACGTTCATTGTAGTGAGAACAGTGAATCCAATCATATTGTTTACATTGCAGATCAGATAAAAAAAGATGAAAGGTTCTTGTATGTTTTTTTATCGCAATGCGTCATTTTTAGTAGAAAATCATCTCCTCCTATCTCGGATACGGGACTTACTTTTTAACCATGGTCGAaggatttttcttaaaaaatgcaTAGGCCTCGCCCAAAGCATGAATTTCATCAAATAAAAGTTTGAGCACCACGAATTCCAAACATTAAGACCAATTTTTTAGGATACAACAGCATGTTTATTCTTGACCACACAGAAAAATGCCATTCATACAAGCAGCAAAAATCAACACGAGTGAAAAAGTTAACAACCCAATGAGACCATTGGTTTCACAATCTTCAGTCAAAATAGCCACACAACACAGCTTAGTAATCATCATTGTC
This is a stretch of genomic DNA from Primulina eburnea isolate SZY01 chromosome 11, ASM2296580v1, whole genome shotgun sequence. It encodes these proteins:
- the LOC140806282 gene encoding cullin-3A-like isoform X2; its protein translation is MSGPKKRNFQIEAFKHRAVVDPKYADKSWAILEHAIHEIYNHNASGLSFEELYRNAYNMVLHKHGEKLYSGLSSTMTEHLIKLAESIEAAQGDTFLEELNRKWAEHNKALQMVRDILMYMDRSYIPSMRKTPVHELGLNLWKENVLHSSKIQTRLQDTLLELVWHERNGDVINRGLMRNITKMLIDLGPSVYQENFEKPFLHVSANFYGVESQQLIENCDCGDYLKKAEKRLNEEIDRVSHYLDARSESKITNVVEKEMIESHMHRLVHMENSGLVCLILDEKLEDLGRMYSLLQRVQNGLTLIKDVMTSHIRETGKDLISDPERLKDPFNFVQELLNRKDRFDKIISLAFNNDKIFQNALNSSFEYFINLNPRSPEFISLFVDDKLRNGLKKEKEDDIETVLDKVMILFRYLQEKDIFEKYYKQHLAKRLLSGKTASDDAERSLIVKLKTECGYQFTSKLEGMFTDMKTSQDTMQGFHAAMGAEITDGPTLSVQVLTTGLWPTQSISTCNLPSEILGVCDKFRTYYLGTHSGRRLTWQTNMGSAVLGATFGNVQKELSVSTYQMCILMLFNNADCLSYKEIEQATEIPPSDLKRCLQSLACVKGKIIIRKEPMSKDIGEDDAFFFNDRFTSKLYRVKIGTVVAQKESESEKLEMRQRVEEDRKPQIEAAIVRIMKSRRVLNYNNIVSEVTEQLQPRFLPNPVVIKKRIESLIEREFLERDKTDRKMYRYLA
- the LOC140806282 gene encoding cullin-3A-like isoform X1 — its product is MNSYGQFLTATISSSDFIWVCDFWFGSGETCKMSLPFHRYSNRKGEKSTSRFSTSLKFPWKNFVVIHQKHMDCTYRNAKQNSRNAYNMVLHKHGEKLYSGLSSTMTEHLIKLAESIEAAQGDTFLEELNRKWAEHNKALQMVRDILMYMDRSYIPSMRKTPVHELGLNLWKENVLHSSKIQTRLQDTLLELVWHERNGDVINRGLMRNITKMLIDLGPSVYQENFEKPFLHVSANFYGVESQQLIENCDCGDYLKKAEKRLNEEIDRVSHYLDARSESKITNVVEKEMIESHMHRLVHMENSGLVCLILDEKLEDLGRMYSLLQRVQNGLTLIKDVMTSHIRETGKDLISDPERLKDPFNFVQELLNRKDRFDKIISLAFNNDKIFQNALNSSFEYFINLNPRSPEFISLFVDDKLRNGLKKEKEDDIETVLDKVMILFRYLQEKDIFEKYYKQHLAKRLLSGKTASDDAERSLIVKLKTECGYQFTSKLEGMFTDMKTSQDTMQGFHAAMGAEITDGPTLSVQVLTTGLWPTQSISTCNLPSEILGVCDKFRTYYLGTHSGRRLTWQTNMGSAVLGATFGNVQKELSVSTYQMCILMLFNNADCLSYKEIEQATEIPPSDLKRCLQSLACVKGKIIIRKEPMSKDIGEDDAFFFNDRFTSKLYRVKIGTVVAQKESESEKLEMRQRVEEDRKPQIEAAIVRIMKSRRVLNYNNIVSEVTEQLQPRFLPNPVVIKKRIESLIEREFLERDKTDRKMYRYLA